The following are from one region of the Amycolatopsis sp. QT-25 genome:
- a CDS encoding SAM-dependent methyltransferase — protein MGVDPTRASIARVYDAFLLGKDNYEIDREVLRKVQQAAPEAQDLATENRGFLIRACRFLASQTGITQFLDLGSGLPTAENTHQVVQRINPEIKVVYVDNDPVVLAHGRALLEENENTRFVSDDIFEPARILENPDIRRHIDFTQPIALLQLGTLHHYNGPHDQPAKIMKQYIDALPPGSYVAISHFSDPQDDLSEVARKMEDFFLHSPMGSGTFRTKAEIEELFHDLEMIEPGVRLCADWWPDGPRIKELNTAQRTISGGIGRKV, from the coding sequence GTGGGTGTCGACCCGACCCGCGCCAGCATCGCCCGGGTGTACGACGCCTTCCTGCTCGGCAAGGACAACTACGAGATCGACCGGGAGGTACTGCGCAAGGTCCAGCAGGCGGCCCCCGAGGCGCAGGACCTGGCGACCGAGAACCGCGGCTTCCTGATCCGCGCGTGCCGCTTCCTCGCCAGCCAGACGGGCATCACCCAGTTCCTCGACCTCGGCTCCGGCCTCCCGACTGCGGAGAACACCCACCAGGTCGTGCAGCGGATCAACCCGGAGATCAAGGTCGTCTACGTCGACAACGACCCCGTCGTCCTCGCCCACGGGCGCGCGCTGCTCGAGGAGAACGAGAACACGCGCTTCGTCTCGGACGACATCTTCGAGCCGGCGCGGATCCTCGAGAACCCGGACATCCGGCGGCACATCGACTTCACGCAGCCGATCGCGTTGCTGCAGCTCGGGACCCTGCACCACTACAACGGGCCGCACGATCAGCCCGCCAAGATCATGAAGCAGTACATCGACGCGCTGCCGCCGGGTTCGTACGTGGCGATCTCGCACTTCTCCGATCCGCAGGACGACCTGTCCGAGGTCGCCCGCAAGATGGAGGACTTCTTCCTCCACAGCCCGATGGGCTCGGGCACCTTCCGCACCAAGGCCGAGATCGAAGAGCTGTTCCACGACCTCGAGATGATCGAGCCGGGTGTCCGGCTGTGCGCCGACTGGTGGCCGGACGGCCCGCGGATCAAGGAGCTGAACACCGCTCAGCGGACGATCTCGGGCGGTATCGGCCGTAAGGTTTGA
- a CDS encoding sterol carrier family protein, with protein MASSRSVDPAELRAALTVISPWLSGSGPEPARPELAAAVRLSLRTLAGDAPGKSVEVRVPPFAAVQCVEGLRHTRGTPPNVVETDPRTWLELATGLLGWADAVAAGRVTASGSRADLARWLPLVRL; from the coding sequence ATGGCCTCTTCGCGTTCGGTCGACCCCGCTGAGTTACGAGCCGCGCTCACGGTGATTTCCCCCTGGTTGAGCGGATCCGGTCCGGAACCGGCTCGTCCGGAGCTGGCCGCGGCGGTACGGCTGAGCCTGCGGACGCTGGCCGGGGACGCTCCGGGGAAGAGTGTCGAGGTGCGGGTGCCGCCGTTCGCGGCCGTGCAGTGTGTCGAAGGATTGCGCCATACCCGCGGGACGCCGCCCAACGTCGTCGAAACGGATCCGCGCACGTGGCTGGAGCTGGCGACCGGGCTGCTCGGCTGGGCCGACGCCGTCGCGGCGGGGCGGGTCACCGCCTCCGGGAGCAGGGCCGATCTGGCGCGCTGGCTGCCGCTGGTCCGCCTCTGA
- a CDS encoding type VII secretion system-associated protein, with translation MAMAQRDEADRLASSPAGKRKQAKPKITEEMRANAKANPNSWLYVIDEAFDPDGPVPSWAVVGAYPVNGAGEIVEDFHPNDRYRPSPTALGFPEPRNELEQLLQLVRANHRPAADLPRVVLDSTLFVYALSPVQRTVIGFHNTDGKVLVPAYTAKALVPREWPHARGVLGRDIVPLLAGHPVTINPHERLTAIIPSEHLVKALSDERR, from the coding sequence ATGGCGATGGCGCAGCGGGACGAGGCGGATCGGTTGGCGTCGAGCCCGGCGGGCAAGCGGAAACAGGCCAAGCCGAAGATCACCGAAGAGATGCGCGCCAACGCCAAGGCCAATCCGAACAGCTGGCTCTACGTCATCGACGAGGCTTTCGATCCCGACGGCCCCGTGCCGTCCTGGGCGGTCGTCGGCGCGTATCCGGTGAACGGGGCGGGCGAGATCGTCGAGGACTTCCACCCCAACGACCGCTATCGACCCTCGCCCACGGCGCTCGGCTTCCCGGAGCCGCGCAACGAACTCGAACAGCTGCTCCAGCTCGTGCGGGCGAACCACCGCCCGGCCGCCGATCTGCCGCGGGTCGTCCTCGACTCGACGCTGTTCGTCTACGCCCTTTCCCCGGTGCAGCGCACGGTGATCGGCTTCCACAACACCGACGGCAAGGTGCTCGTGCCGGCCTACACGGCGAAAGCGCTGGTCCCGCGCGAATGGCCGCACGCCCGCGGGGTACTGGGCCGTGACATCGTCCCGCTGCTCGCCGGGCACCCCGTGACGATCAATCCGCACGAGCGGCTCACCGCGATCATCCCCTCGGAGCACCTCGTCAAAGCCCTTTCGGACGAGCGTCGTTGA
- a CDS encoding lysozyme, giving the protein MCSKSWGAALAAGALLLAQTPAVARESGPRYDGAEEHYAGSQIALHEGVTVSVGPLYGGETQTLGHDVSGHQGEVDWPGAAKTGAKFVYVKATEGTGFVNPRFSQQYDGSHGVGLIRGAYHFGRPDISDGAAQAHYFVDHGGGWSGDGKTLPGALDVEYNPYGETCYGKTPAQMVAWMASFAETYLWRTGRHPAIYTSTSWWKLCTGNSTAFWQNPLWLARYHTEIGELPASWKHQTVWQFSNKGSLPGDQNWFNGTIDHVRALAIG; this is encoded by the coding sequence GTGTGTTCGAAAAGCTGGGGGGCCGCCCTCGCGGCGGGGGCTCTCCTGCTCGCGCAGACCCCCGCCGTCGCACGGGAAAGCGGGCCCAGATACGACGGGGCGGAGGAGCACTACGCCGGTTCGCAGATCGCGCTGCACGAAGGCGTCACCGTGTCGGTCGGACCGCTGTACGGCGGCGAAACGCAGACGCTCGGCCACGACGTCAGTGGTCATCAGGGGGAAGTCGACTGGCCTGGCGCCGCCAAGACCGGCGCGAAGTTCGTCTACGTGAAGGCGACCGAAGGCACCGGCTTCGTCAATCCGCGGTTTTCCCAGCAGTACGACGGTTCCCACGGTGTCGGCCTGATCCGCGGCGCGTACCACTTCGGCCGCCCCGACATCTCGGACGGCGCCGCACAGGCGCACTACTTCGTCGACCACGGCGGTGGCTGGTCGGGCGACGGCAAGACGCTGCCGGGCGCGCTCGACGTCGAGTACAACCCCTACGGTGAAACCTGTTACGGCAAGACACCCGCACAGATGGTCGCGTGGATGGCGTCGTTCGCGGAGACCTATCTGTGGCGGACCGGGCGGCATCCGGCGATCTACACGTCGACGAGCTGGTGGAAGCTCTGCACCGGTAACAGCACCGCGTTCTGGCAGAACCCGTTGTGGCTCGCGCGCTACCACACGGAGATCGGCGAGTTGCCCGCGAGCTGGAAACACCAGACCGTCTGGCAGTTCTCGAACAAGGGCAGCCTGCCCGGCGACCAGAACTGGTTCAACGGCACGATCGACCACGTACGCGCGCTGGCCATCGGCTGA
- a CDS encoding lysozyme: MRTSRRIAIAACSALLLLGSTVQASAAPSPEITSIEQDLQRNDHTIGSQIRRVEGDTSTPESKAKAARPQPEAGVLATVAGMDVASYQKNVDWAYWWGQGKRFVWTKATEGTSYKNPYFAQQYNGSYSQGFIRGAYHFALPNVSGGAAQADFFINNGGGWSQDGKTLPGALDMEYNPYGATCYGLSQASMGAWIRAFHDRYKARTGRWPVIYTSTSWWSTCVGTSQNFGGTVPLWIARYASTVGSLPYGWSFYTVWQYTSSPLDQNTFNGAYDRLQALANG, from the coding sequence ATGCGCACTTCCCGAAGAATCGCCATCGCCGCCTGCTCCGCGCTGCTCCTGCTCGGCAGCACGGTCCAGGCGTCGGCCGCCCCGTCCCCCGAGATCACGTCGATCGAACAGGATCTCCAGCGGAACGACCACACGATCGGATCGCAGATCCGGCGCGTGGAAGGTGACACCTCCACCCCCGAGTCGAAGGCCAAGGCCGCACGACCCCAGCCCGAGGCCGGGGTGCTCGCCACCGTCGCGGGCATGGACGTGGCCAGCTACCAGAAGAACGTCGACTGGGCCTACTGGTGGGGTCAGGGCAAACGCTTCGTGTGGACGAAGGCCACCGAAGGCACGAGTTACAAGAACCCGTACTTCGCCCAGCAGTACAACGGTTCCTACAGTCAGGGCTTCATCCGCGGCGCGTACCACTTCGCCCTGCCGAACGTCTCGGGCGGCGCGGCGCAGGCGGACTTCTTCATCAACAACGGTGGCGGCTGGTCCCAGGACGGCAAGACCCTGCCGGGTGCGCTGGACATGGAGTACAACCCGTACGGCGCCACCTGCTACGGCTTGAGCCAGGCTTCGATGGGGGCATGGATCCGCGCGTTCCACGACCGGTACAAGGCACGCACCGGCCGCTGGCCCGTCATCTACACCTCGACGAGCTGGTGGAGCACCTGCGTCGGCACCTCACAGAACTTCGGCGGCACCGTCCCGCTGTGGATCGCGCGGTACGCGTCCACCGTGGGCTCGCTGCCCTACGGCTGGAGCTTCTACACCGTGTGGCAGTACACCTCCAGTCCCCTCGACCAGAACACCTTCAACGGCGCCTACGACCGTTTGCAGGCGCTGGCCAACGGCTGA
- a CDS encoding Twin-arginine translocation protein TatA, with the protein MTYPPQPGQPYGQDPQGHQPQPGGWDQTQQYGQPQQYGQPQGWDQTQQYQQQYQQQPQQGWDQTQQYQQQGWDPNNQGYPQGHGGPPPRKSKTGLIIGIVIGVVVLIAFGVTGFVAPGFLLSKDDGNNTAAPPASSSEPAPTSAPKSSPKSSTTRPPRSSENGGGAGDPQGVRVITDFLAKISGGDKTGAVALACENRRANMGSMIDLFLPAGSTAEIKRTQGTTSIVMAEITGTVEGADAKGTVIAQSQSGSAYCVSSLLVSKVR; encoded by the coding sequence ATGACCTACCCACCCCAGCCAGGCCAGCCCTACGGCCAGGACCCCCAGGGACACCAACCGCAGCCGGGTGGCTGGGACCAGACCCAGCAATACGGTCAGCCTCAGCAGTACGGTCAGCCTCAAGGCTGGGACCAGACGCAGCAGTACCAGCAGCAATACCAGCAGCAGCCCCAGCAGGGCTGGGATCAGACCCAGCAGTACCAGCAGCAGGGCTGGGACCCGAACAACCAGGGCTACCCGCAGGGTCACGGCGGCCCGCCGCCGCGGAAGAGCAAGACCGGGCTGATCATCGGGATCGTGATCGGTGTGGTCGTGCTGATCGCCTTCGGTGTCACCGGTTTCGTCGCGCCGGGCTTCCTGTTGAGCAAGGACGACGGGAACAACACCGCCGCTCCGCCCGCGTCGTCGTCCGAGCCCGCGCCGACCTCGGCGCCGAAGAGCAGCCCGAAGTCGAGCACGACCAGGCCCCCGCGGAGCTCGGAGAACGGTGGTGGTGCCGGCGATCCTCAGGGTGTCCGGGTCATCACGGACTTCCTCGCCAAGATCTCCGGCGGAGACAAGACCGGCGCGGTCGCCCTGGCCTGTGAGAACCGGCGGGCGAACATGGGCAGCATGATCGACCTCTTCCTGCCGGCGGGCTCCACGGCCGAGATCAAGAGGACCCAAGGCACCACCAGCATCGTCATGGCCGAGATCACCGGAACGGTCGAGGGTGCCGACGCCAAGGGAACCGTGATCGCGCAGAGCCAATCGGGCAGCGCCTACTGCGTCTCTTCCCTGTTGGTCTCCAAGGTCCGATGA
- a CDS encoding pentapeptide repeat-containing protein, with translation MRRLLRSPLLWTFVVSLVLLLAVGGWLLTDPATSRSEALKTGGIAGGAIVALYALWLNDRRRRVEERRQEIERQRQELELRRADQDRDRIADERFAKAVELLGHDADQVRVGALHALAGLARGREIYTQTVLDILCSYLRRPFDHPQYDEEEAKRPSNKQPPSGKAEQDQELQVRQTAQRLIGELLPAADSEGTPGYDLDLTGAVLEYFDLSERKIGKLLLRYGGLYSSTNLSGCVFLGPVYLTGAGTAAKKLIGFFRCNYAKFEQRAWFSGVHFSEDAEFRGTVFAGETSFKDSVFAKDAVFAGSRFTGTLDLRRARFHGFADLNFGEPPGTVSLYDTTVEPARDHELPDGWFVEPLPDGRARLTEKDR, from the coding sequence ATGAGGCGGTTGCTCCGCTCCCCGCTGCTCTGGACGTTCGTCGTCTCGCTCGTCCTGCTGCTCGCGGTCGGCGGGTGGTTGCTGACGGATCCGGCGACCAGCCGCAGCGAGGCGCTGAAGACCGGCGGCATCGCCGGAGGCGCCATCGTCGCGCTGTATGCGTTGTGGCTCAACGACAGGCGGCGCCGCGTCGAGGAGCGGCGACAGGAAATCGAGCGACAGCGGCAAGAACTGGAACTGCGGCGGGCCGATCAGGACCGCGACCGGATCGCGGACGAACGGTTCGCGAAGGCCGTCGAACTGCTCGGGCACGACGCCGACCAGGTGCGGGTCGGGGCCCTGCACGCACTGGCGGGACTGGCCCGCGGCAGGGAGATCTACACGCAGACCGTGCTCGACATCCTGTGCTCGTACCTACGGCGGCCGTTCGACCATCCGCAATACGACGAAGAGGAGGCGAAACGCCCCTCGAACAAGCAGCCCCCGTCTGGCAAAGCTGAGCAGGATCAAGAGCTCCAGGTACGGCAAACCGCCCAGCGGCTCATCGGGGAACTGCTCCCGGCCGCGGATTCCGAAGGCACTCCCGGATACGACCTCGACCTGACCGGCGCGGTGCTGGAGTACTTCGACCTGTCGGAGCGGAAGATCGGCAAGCTGCTGCTCCGCTACGGTGGTCTGTACAGCAGCACCAATCTGTCCGGTTGCGTGTTCCTCGGGCCGGTGTACCTGACCGGCGCGGGAACGGCCGCGAAAAAGCTGATCGGCTTCTTCCGGTGCAACTACGCCAAATTCGAACAGCGGGCGTGGTTCAGCGGGGTCCACTTCTCCGAGGACGCCGAGTTCCGCGGCACCGTGTTCGCGGGCGAGACCTCCTTCAAGGACAGCGTCTTCGCGAAGGACGCCGTCTTCGCCGGCTCCCGATTCACGGGAACGCTGGATCTGCGCCGCGCCCGGTTCCACGGCTTCGCGGATCTGAATTTCGGCGAGCCGCCCGGCACGGTTTCGCTGTACGACACGACGGTGGAACCCGCGCGGGACCACGAACTCCCGGACGGCTGGTTCGTCGAGCCCCTGCCGGACGGCCGAGCCCGGCTCACGGAGAAGGACCGATGA
- the purL gene encoding phosphoribosylformylglycinamidine synthase subunit PurL yields MTSTDVDTTARAEATPEQTQPYVELGLADDEYTRIREILGRRPTDAELAMYSVMWSEHCSYKSSKKHLRYFGETATPEMKEKMLAGIGENAGVVDIGEGWAVTFKVESHNHPSYVEPYQGAATGVGGIVRDIMAMGARPLAVADALRFGPADAPDTRRVLPGVVAGVGGYGNCLGLPNIGGELVFDQSYAGNPLVNALCVGAMRVEDLHLAFASGKGNKIILFGARTGLDGIGGVSVLASDTFSGDESSGGRKKLPSVQVGDPFTEKVLIECCLELFAQKLVVGIQDLGGAGLSCATSELAAAGDGGMHIHLDRVPLRATGMTPAEVLSSESQERMCAVVSPENVEAFMKVCEKWDVIATDIGEVTDGEHLVITWNDEVVVDVPAHTVAHQGPVYDRPIQRPSTQDALQADTSAKLPRPSTSDELRADILKLISSPNQASKEWVTSQYDRYVRGNTVSAQPSDSGVIRIDESTGRGVAVSTDCNSKFVYLDPYEGAKLALAEAYRNVATSGAKPVAVSDCLNFGAPTDPGVMWQFERAVHGLADGCVELGIPVTGGNVSFFNQTGDVAILPTPVVGVLGVLDDVTRRIPTGIGAEAGEALLLLGETHDELDGSAWARELHGHLGGRPPRVDLAREKLLADILIAGSRDGMISAAHDISDGGLIQTLVETVLIGQCGARVFLDAEQDPFVQLFSESAGRVLVAVPRTEELRFTEMLTARGLPWRKTGVVDPESGSLELQDITEFTLDELREPWERTLPALFD; encoded by the coding sequence GTGACCAGCACCGACGTCGACACCACCGCACGCGCCGAGGCGACCCCGGAACAGACCCAGCCGTACGTCGAACTCGGCCTCGCCGACGACGAGTACACCCGGATCCGGGAAATCCTCGGCCGCCGTCCGACCGACGCCGAACTGGCGATGTACTCGGTGATGTGGAGCGAGCACTGCTCGTACAAGTCCTCGAAAAAGCACCTGCGCTACTTCGGTGAGACCGCCACTCCCGAAATGAAGGAGAAGATGCTCGCCGGCATCGGCGAGAACGCGGGCGTCGTCGACATCGGCGAGGGCTGGGCGGTCACCTTCAAGGTCGAGAGCCACAACCACCCGTCCTACGTCGAGCCGTACCAGGGCGCCGCGACCGGCGTCGGCGGCATCGTGCGCGACATCATGGCGATGGGCGCGCGCCCGCTCGCGGTGGCGGACGCGCTGCGCTTCGGCCCGGCGGACGCCCCCGACACCCGCCGGGTGCTGCCCGGTGTGGTCGCCGGTGTCGGCGGCTACGGCAACTGCCTCGGCCTGCCGAACATCGGCGGCGAGCTGGTGTTCGACCAGAGCTACGCGGGCAACCCGCTGGTCAACGCCCTGTGCGTCGGCGCGATGCGGGTCGAGGACCTGCACCTGGCGTTCGCCTCGGGCAAGGGCAACAAGATCATCCTGTTCGGCGCGCGCACCGGCCTCGACGGCATCGGCGGCGTGTCCGTCCTGGCCAGCGACACCTTCTCGGGTGACGAAAGCTCAGGCGGCCGCAAGAAGCTCCCGAGCGTGCAGGTCGGTGACCCCTTCACCGAGAAGGTGCTCATCGAGTGCTGTCTCGAACTGTTCGCCCAGAAGCTCGTCGTCGGCATCCAGGACCTCGGCGGCGCCGGGCTCTCCTGCGCGACGTCGGAGCTGGCGGCCGCCGGTGACGGCGGCATGCACATCCACCTCGACCGGGTTCCGTTGCGTGCCACCGGGATGACCCCGGCGGAGGTGCTCTCCAGCGAGTCGCAGGAGCGCATGTGCGCGGTCGTCTCGCCGGAGAACGTCGAGGCGTTCATGAAGGTCTGCGAGAAGTGGGACGTCATCGCCACCGACATCGGCGAGGTCACCGACGGCGAACACCTGGTCATCACCTGGAACGACGAGGTCGTCGTCGACGTCCCGGCACACACCGTGGCGCACCAGGGCCCGGTGTACGACCGCCCGATCCAGCGTCCGTCCACCCAGGACGCACTGCAGGCCGACACCTCGGCCAAGCTGCCGCGTCCGTCCACTTCGGACGAACTGCGCGCCGACATCCTCAAGCTGATTTCGTCGCCGAACCAAGCGTCGAAAGAATGGGTGACCTCCCAGTACGACCGCTACGTGCGCGGCAACACCGTGTCCGCGCAGCCGTCGGACTCCGGCGTCATCCGGATCGACGAGTCGACCGGCCGCGGGGTCGCCGTGTCGACCGACTGCAACAGCAAGTTCGTCTACCTCGACCCGTACGAGGGCGCCAAGCTCGCGCTGGCCGAGGCGTACCGCAACGTCGCCACCAGCGGCGCGAAGCCGGTCGCGGTGTCGGATTGCCTGAACTTCGGCGCGCCGACCGACCCGGGCGTGATGTGGCAGTTCGAGCGGGCCGTGCACGGTCTCGCCGACGGCTGTGTCGAACTCGGCATCCCGGTCACCGGCGGCAACGTCAGCTTCTTCAACCAGACCGGTGACGTGGCCATCCTGCCGACCCCGGTGGTCGGCGTGCTCGGCGTGCTCGACGACGTCACCCGCCGCATCCCCACCGGAATCGGCGCCGAGGCCGGGGAAGCCCTGCTGCTGCTCGGCGAAACGCACGACGAGCTGGACGGTTCCGCCTGGGCGCGCGAACTGCACGGCCACCTCGGCGGCCGCCCGCCTCGCGTGGATCTGGCGCGCGAGAAACTGCTCGCCGACATCCTCATCGCCGGTTCGCGCGACGGCATGATCTCCGCCGCGCACGACATCTCCGACGGCGGCCTGATCCAGACGCTCGTCGAGACCGTCCTCATCGGACAGTGCGGCGCCCGTGTCTTCCTCGACGCGGAGCAGGACCCGTTCGTGCAGCTGTTCTCCGAGTCCGCGGGCCGGGTGCTGGTCGCCGTGCCGCGCACCGAGGAACTGCGGTTCACCGAAATGCTGACCGCGCGCGGCCTGCCGTGGCGCAAGACCGGTGTGGTGGACCCGGAGTCGGGCTCGCTCGAACTCCAGGACATCACGGAGTTCACCCTGGACGAGCTGCGGGAGCCCTGGGAGCGCACGCTTCCCGCCCTTTTCGACTGA
- a CDS encoding ABC transporter ATP-binding protein has product MLSATYPLPRLRLPAKPPAWRYLVRMMLARPGLLAVSAISGALWSLPIALLPVAIGRGIDAIGRGDGDSVWLWGLAAAGLGIAQTLAGTVQHFASYGCWIHGAGVTQRLATEHAAKLGANLRDTTTTGDVVAITTSDINPIGDSFEVLGRAFGSLIAFIVCATALLSTSPLLGVVALVGVPLAVVGIGPLLKPLERRQTKQREEKTEVNALAADIVSGLRILRGVGGERQFLDRFRRSSQRVRAAGVQVGRSEAWLAAAEIALPGLVTVAITWLGAQATMNGTIRVGELITFYGISVFLVIPVTTATEFAGVLSAALVSARKVCKLLSTDRTLAEPEHPVPLPEGPLGLYDETSGIRVEAGKLTVIDVGADAEAVASRMARFTDPSEPALVGGVPVNQVALGELRRRVVFAHNQDIWFSGVLREQVTPAEPGEVEITEALYAADADDIVEAMPNGVDEVIGERGREVSGGQRQRLNLARALATDADVLLLDEPTSAVDAHTEARITERVAKLRRGKTTVVFSQSPLWAHVADVVVSTKVPA; this is encoded by the coding sequence GTGCTTTCCGCCACCTATCCCCTTCCGCGACTACGCCTGCCCGCCAAGCCGCCCGCCTGGCGGTACCTGGTCAGGATGATGCTCGCGCGCCCGGGACTGCTCGCCGTCTCGGCGATCAGCGGTGCGCTGTGGTCACTGCCGATCGCCCTGCTCCCGGTCGCGATCGGCCGCGGCATCGACGCGATCGGCCGCGGTGACGGCGATTCCGTCTGGCTGTGGGGCCTCGCGGCCGCCGGGCTCGGGATCGCGCAGACGCTCGCGGGCACGGTGCAGCACTTCGCGTCCTACGGCTGCTGGATCCACGGCGCCGGGGTGACGCAGCGGCTGGCCACCGAGCACGCGGCGAAGCTGGGCGCGAACCTGCGGGACACGACCACCACCGGCGACGTGGTGGCGATCACCACCAGCGACATCAACCCCATCGGCGACTCCTTCGAGGTGCTCGGGCGGGCCTTCGGTTCGCTGATCGCGTTCATCGTCTGCGCGACGGCACTGCTGTCGACGTCTCCGCTGCTGGGGGTGGTCGCGCTGGTCGGTGTCCCGCTGGCGGTGGTCGGCATCGGCCCGCTGCTGAAGCCGCTGGAAAGGCGCCAGACGAAGCAGCGCGAGGAGAAGACGGAGGTCAACGCGCTGGCTGCGGATATCGTCTCCGGCCTGCGGATCCTTCGTGGCGTCGGCGGTGAACGGCAGTTCCTCGACCGCTTCCGGCGCTCCTCCCAGCGGGTCCGGGCGGCCGGTGTCCAGGTGGGGCGCAGCGAGGCGTGGCTCGCGGCCGCGGAGATCGCGCTGCCCGGCCTGGTCACGGTGGCCATCACCTGGCTGGGCGCGCAGGCGACGATGAACGGCACCATCCGCGTCGGCGAGTTGATCACGTTCTACGGCATCTCGGTGTTCCTGGTGATCCCGGTGACGACGGCGACCGAGTTCGCGGGGGTGCTGAGCGCCGCGCTGGTTTCGGCGCGGAAGGTGTGCAAACTGCTGTCCACCGACCGCACGCTCGCCGAGCCGGAGCACCCGGTGCCGCTGCCGGAAGGCCCGCTGGGCCTGTACGACGAGACGTCCGGAATCAGGGTCGAGGCCGGGAAGCTGACCGTCATCGACGTCGGAGCCGATGCCGAAGCGGTGGCTTCACGGATGGCACGGTTCACCGATCCGAGTGAACCTGCCCTCGTCGGCGGGGTTCCGGTGAACCAGGTCGCCCTCGGCGAGCTGCGGCGGCGGGTCGTGTTCGCGCACAACCAGGACATCTGGTTCTCCGGGGTGCTGCGCGAGCAGGTCACCCCCGCCGAGCCCGGCGAGGTCGAGATCACCGAAGCGCTGTACGCGGCGGACGCCGACGACATCGTGGAGGCGATGCCCAACGGCGTCGACGAGGTCATCGGCGAACGCGGACGTGAGGTTTCCGGCGGTCAGCGGCAGCGGCTGAACCTGGCCCGCGCGCTGGCGACCGACGCCGACGTCCTGCTGCTCGACGAGCCGACCTCGGCCGTCGACGCGCACACCGAAGCCCGCATAACCGAACGCGTCGCGAAGCTGCGACGCGGCAAGACCACCGTCGTGTTCAGTCAGAGTCCACTGTGGGCACATGTGGCCGATGTGGTCGTGAGTACGAAAGTACCGGCATGA